The Kroppenstedtia pulmonis genome has a segment encoding these proteins:
- a CDS encoding PolC-type DNA polymerase III, with product MSTTAAKRERLESVFQQAGIDSDIIEKYFPQAYIEKVKVSRRKRMWTFYLVLEQPVPPTVLFRVQDKIGETFRSVAEVRFCPRYRNADLEQLMELYWQWIRKRVADSVSPSAAGWLAKAQWQLTGEKHLTVVFPNPMVTKMAISKQLDQVVTSLFQEVTGTRPSVSLIFREIEGAREKFDEERKKEEQKLIEEAMTNLEETEPPPETEKETGPVCLGYDFQDEPILIKEITDEERRVTIQGEVFKAETRELRSGRTLLTFNVTDYTDSIAVKVFSRDKEDASILGRIQNGMWVTLRGSVQFDTFARDLVVMANDLKEVSPYRRNDMAEEKRVELHLHTAMSAMDGVYDPEKMVKQAADWGHPAVAVTDHGVLQAYPEVYAAGKKYGIKVIFGLEAFVVDDGVSIVMNPAERVLKEDTYIVFDVETTGLSAVHDEIIELAAVKVHKGEIVDRFEAFVNPHRKLTAMITELTGITDDMVKDAPDLKEVLPRFFDFVGDGVLVAHNARFDMGFLQEGAKKIGEALVQNPVLDTLELGRVLYPRLRNHRLNTLCKKFDINLEQHHRAIYDAEATGFLLWKMVMDCVEQGVTRLDQVNQYTEERDLSRLRPFHAIVLVKNKTGLKNLYRLVSLSHLKFFHRTPRIPRSLLEKHREGLIIGSGCEKGELFEAALQKSPEEAEEVARFYDYLEIQPVDINQHLVEKEIVESKERLREANRLLVKIGEKQNKPVVATSNVHYLNEWDGIYRDILAFNQTGGFRNSGPLSPAYFRTTEEMMEEFSYLGKEKAYEVVVRNPCQIADQVEEMKPFPDDLHTPIIEGSDEELRRICYETAEERYGNPLPDIVRDRLEKELGSIIKHGFAVIYLISHKLVTKSLSDGYLVGSRGSVGSSFVATMSHITEVNPLPPHYVCSQCKYSEFIADGSVASGFDLPDASCPKCGTSMKKDGHDIPFETFLGFQGDKVPDIDLNFSGEYQPRAHKYTEELFGKEYVFRAGTISTVAQKTAFGYVKKYQEEKGHQWRGAEVDRMVEGCSGVKRTTGQHPGGLIVIPQNKDVYDFTPIQRPADDIKSETITTHFDYHAISEQLLKLDILGHDDPTVIRMLQDLTGVDPQTIPVDDPEVMKLFSSTESLGVTAEEIGSMSGTLGIPEFGTRFVRQMLEDTKPTTFSELVRISGLSHGTDVWLNNAQELIRKQIAVLSEVICTRDDIMVYLIYKGMEPSVSFKLMEKVRKGKGLTDEEARLMKEHDVPDWYIDSCRKIKYMFPKAHAVAYVMMAVRIAWFKVHYPIQYYATYFSVRADDFDVELVLKGADAVKKMIHEIEEKGVTASPKEKGLLTILESVREMLARGLTFQNVDLYRSDSTRFLVEENSLIPPFSSVSGIGDNAAKHIVEARKDGEFLSVEDLQKRSRISSTVIEVLKRLGCVENLPESNQLTLF from the coding sequence ATGTCCACCACAGCAGCGAAGCGTGAGCGACTGGAAAGTGTATTCCAACAGGCGGGAATCGATTCAGATATCATAGAAAAATATTTTCCCCAGGCCTACATAGAAAAGGTAAAGGTGAGTCGTCGGAAACGGATGTGGACATTTTATCTGGTTCTGGAACAACCTGTGCCTCCGACAGTCCTGTTTCGTGTACAGGACAAGATTGGTGAGACGTTTCGATCTGTTGCGGAGGTTCGATTCTGTCCACGCTACCGCAATGCGGATTTGGAACAGTTGATGGAGTTGTATTGGCAGTGGATCCGCAAGCGGGTGGCAGACTCCGTTTCCCCTTCTGCGGCAGGGTGGCTGGCAAAAGCCCAATGGCAGTTGACAGGGGAAAAGCATTTGACCGTGGTTTTTCCCAATCCGATGGTAACCAAAATGGCCATCAGTAAACAGCTGGACCAGGTGGTAACTTCTCTGTTTCAGGAGGTAACCGGAACTCGTCCTTCGGTATCCCTGATATTCCGGGAAATAGAGGGAGCCAGAGAAAAGTTTGATGAGGAACGGAAAAAAGAAGAGCAGAAGTTAATTGAGGAAGCGATGACGAATTTGGAGGAAACGGAGCCGCCGCCGGAGACGGAAAAGGAAACGGGTCCGGTCTGTTTAGGGTATGACTTTCAGGATGAACCGATCTTAATCAAAGAAATTACGGATGAAGAACGCCGTGTAACCATTCAAGGAGAGGTGTTTAAAGCAGAGACCCGGGAACTTAGAAGCGGTCGCACACTTCTCACTTTTAATGTCACGGATTATACCGATTCCATCGCAGTGAAGGTGTTTTCCAGGGATAAAGAGGATGCTTCCATTTTGGGCCGAATACAAAATGGAATGTGGGTAACCTTAAGGGGCTCTGTCCAGTTTGATACCTTTGCCCGGGATCTGGTGGTTATGGCTAATGATTTGAAAGAAGTGTCGCCTTACCGAAGAAACGATATGGCCGAAGAGAAACGGGTGGAATTGCATCTTCATACTGCCATGAGTGCTATGGATGGTGTGTATGATCCGGAAAAAATGGTGAAACAGGCAGCTGACTGGGGACATCCTGCTGTGGCCGTTACGGATCATGGGGTTCTTCAAGCCTATCCCGAAGTGTATGCTGCGGGGAAAAAATATGGTATCAAGGTAATCTTCGGATTGGAAGCTTTTGTAGTGGATGATGGGGTATCCATTGTGATGAATCCTGCCGAACGGGTACTGAAAGAGGATACCTACATCGTGTTTGATGTGGAAACGACTGGTTTGTCTGCCGTTCATGATGAGATTATTGAGCTGGCGGCAGTCAAGGTGCATAAGGGGGAAATTGTCGATCGATTTGAAGCCTTTGTCAATCCCCATCGAAAATTGACGGCAATGATTACGGAGCTGACCGGTATTACAGATGATATGGTGAAAGATGCTCCTGACTTGAAGGAAGTCTTGCCTCGGTTTTTTGACTTTGTCGGGGATGGTGTACTGGTGGCTCACAATGCCCGTTTTGATATGGGCTTTTTACAAGAAGGAGCCAAAAAAATCGGTGAAGCTCTCGTTCAAAACCCAGTTCTGGATACCTTGGAGTTGGGCCGTGTTTTGTATCCCCGTCTGCGAAATCATCGTCTCAATACATTATGTAAGAAATTTGATATCAATCTGGAACAACATCACCGTGCCATTTATGATGCTGAAGCAACGGGCTTTCTTTTGTGGAAAATGGTGATGGATTGTGTGGAGCAAGGTGTTACTCGACTGGATCAAGTCAATCAGTATACAGAGGAGCGGGATTTAAGCCGACTCCGCCCTTTTCATGCCATTGTTTTGGTGAAGAACAAGACAGGTTTAAAGAATTTATACCGATTGGTTTCTCTTTCCCACTTGAAGTTTTTTCATCGTACTCCTCGCATTCCCCGGAGTTTATTGGAAAAGCATCGGGAAGGTTTGATCATTGGTTCGGGGTGCGAAAAAGGAGAACTTTTCGAGGCGGCTTTACAAAAGTCACCGGAAGAGGCGGAAGAAGTGGCTCGATTCTATGATTATCTGGAGATCCAGCCGGTGGATATTAATCAACATCTTGTAGAGAAGGAAATTGTAGAGAGCAAAGAACGCTTGCGGGAAGCCAATCGCCTTTTGGTTAAAATTGGAGAAAAGCAGAATAAACCGGTGGTGGCCACTTCCAATGTCCATTATCTAAATGAGTGGGACGGTATATATCGGGATATTTTAGCATTTAACCAGACAGGCGGATTTCGAAACAGTGGGCCGTTGTCTCCCGCTTATTTCCGGACAACAGAGGAAATGATGGAGGAATTTTCTTATCTGGGTAAGGAAAAAGCTTATGAAGTTGTAGTGCGTAATCCGTGTCAAATAGCCGATCAGGTGGAGGAAATGAAGCCTTTCCCCGATGACTTGCATACTCCGATTATTGAAGGGTCGGATGAAGAGTTACGCCGGATCTGTTATGAAACGGCGGAAGAACGTTATGGGAATCCCTTGCCGGATATCGTGAGGGATCGATTGGAAAAAGAGTTGGGAAGTATTATTAAGCACGGTTTTGCTGTTATTTATCTCATTTCACACAAGTTAGTGACAAAGTCTTTGTCTGATGGTTATTTGGTAGGGTCCAGGGGGTCTGTGGGTTCCTCTTTTGTGGCAACCATGAGCCATATTACGGAGGTGAACCCTCTTCCTCCCCACTATGTGTGTTCGCAGTGCAAATACAGTGAATTTATCGCAGATGGATCCGTTGCTTCAGGATTTGACCTGCCAGATGCATCTTGTCCCAAGTGTGGAACGAGTATGAAAAAGGACGGACACGATATTCCCTTTGAAACGTTTCTCGGTTTCCAGGGAGATAAAGTACCGGACATTGATTTGAATTTTTCAGGGGAGTACCAACCCAGAGCACATAAATATACAGAAGAACTGTTTGGGAAGGAATATGTGTTTCGTGCCGGAACCATATCCACTGTGGCACAAAAAACTGCCTTCGGTTATGTGAAAAAGTATCAGGAGGAAAAGGGCCATCAGTGGAGAGGTGCGGAAGTTGACCGGATGGTAGAGGGTTGCAGCGGGGTGAAGCGAACGACGGGGCAGCATCCCGGTGGATTGATTGTCATTCCTCAGAACAAGGATGTCTATGATTTTACTCCCATTCAGCGTCCGGCCGATGATATAAAATCAGAAACGATTACCACACACTTCGATTATCATGCCATCAGTGAGCAACTGTTAAAACTGGATATTTTAGGTCACGATGACCCGACTGTGATCCGTATGTTACAGGATCTGACAGGTGTGGATCCTCAAACGATTCCGGTAGATGATCCGGAAGTGATGAAACTGTTCAGTAGTACGGAATCCCTGGGAGTGACCGCAGAAGAAATCGGAAGCATGAGTGGAACCCTGGGGATTCCAGAGTTTGGAACCCGGTTTGTTCGACAAATGCTGGAGGATACGAAACCTACCACCTTCAGTGAACTGGTTCGGATTTCTGGTTTGTCCCACGGGACAGATGTATGGTTGAACAATGCTCAGGAACTGATCCGTAAGCAAATAGCCGTACTGTCAGAAGTGATTTGTACCCGTGACGATATCATGGTTTATCTCATTTATAAAGGGATGGAACCCTCTGTCTCTTTTAAGTTGATGGAAAAAGTCCGGAAGGGTAAGGGCTTGACAGATGAAGAGGCTCGCTTGATGAAAGAACACGATGTTCCGGATTGGTATATTGATTCCTGTCGCAAGATCAAATATATGTTTCCCAAAGCACATGCTGTGGCCTATGTGATGATGGCAGTCCGGATTGCCTGGTTCAAAGTACACTATCCGATTCAGTATTACGCCACGTATTTCAGTGTCCGAGCTGATGATTTTGATGTGGAATTGGTATTGAAAGGAGCCGATGCCGTCAAAAAAATGATCCATGAAATCGAGGAAAAAGGGGTGACGGCGAGTCCGAAAGAAAAAGGATTGCTTACGATCCTGGAGTCCGTACGGGAGATGTTGGCACGGGGACTCACCTTTCAAAATGTGGATTTGTACCGTTCAGACTCCACTCGCTTCTTGGTGGAGGAGAACAGCTTGATCCCTCCCTTTTCTTCCGTTTCCGGAATTGGAGACAATGCGGCCAAACACATTGTTGAGGCGAGAAAAGACGGTGAGTTTCTGTCCGTTGAGGATTTGCAGAAACGCAGCCGGATCAGCAGTACCGTGATAGAGGTATTGAAACGGCTTGGGTGTGTGGAAAATTTGCCGGAAAGCAATCAGCTGACTCTGTTTTAA
- a CDS encoding proline--tRNA ligase, whose translation MRQKNMLIPTLRNVGAEVEMASHRWMLRAGMIRQSAAGVYSYLPLAYRSLRKVETVVREEMDRIGAQEVLMPSLNPAELWRETGRWETYGPELIKLEDRHQRDFLLGPTHEEVITDLLRNAVNSYKRLPMSLYQIQTKFRDERRPRSGLLRGREFLMKDAYSFHGDQETLDQTYEDMYNAYVRIFSRLGLDFRAVEADSGAIGGKESHEFMVLADSGEDTLVICDHCNYAANIEMAQLEGDQETPERERIDNIPPMEKVMTPQTTTIEDVTQLLNCSPQDVIKSLLFMVDEKPVLVLVRGDHEVNEVKVKNALDGDQCTLADQEMVRQVAGASAGFVGPVGLKEKVQIVADFGIRQMSAAVVGANEEDTHLLQAVLGRDFQVDQFADIRTVQEGDSCPRCGGDIRFARGIEVGHVFKLGTRYSEAMNATFLDQQGKEHPFIMGCYGIGISRLVAAIIEQHHDDNGIVWPLATAPFAVHLIVVNPKNETQASLAERVYEDISQAGVEVLFDDRQERAGVKFKDADLIGIPLRITVGSKASEGLVEYKLRRSGDSGIFSAEELSTRLPELLKQTDQTTVS comes from the coding sequence ATGAGACAAAAAAACATGCTGATTCCCACGTTGCGCAATGTAGGAGCGGAAGTGGAAATGGCCAGCCATCGCTGGATGTTGCGGGCGGGTATGATTCGGCAATCCGCTGCCGGTGTATACAGTTATCTGCCCTTGGCTTATCGCAGTTTGCGTAAAGTGGAGACCGTGGTACGGGAAGAGATGGATCGGATCGGTGCTCAGGAAGTATTGATGCCTTCTCTTAATCCGGCAGAATTGTGGCGGGAAACAGGTCGGTGGGAAACTTATGGTCCGGAATTGATCAAATTGGAAGATCGGCATCAACGGGATTTTTTATTGGGCCCCACCCATGAAGAAGTGATAACAGATTTACTGCGAAACGCAGTCAATTCCTATAAACGTTTGCCAATGTCCTTGTACCAGATTCAAACTAAATTCCGGGATGAACGCCGTCCCCGATCCGGCTTACTCCGGGGCAGAGAATTTTTGATGAAGGATGCTTATTCTTTCCACGGAGATCAGGAAACATTGGATCAAACCTACGAGGATATGTATAACGCCTACGTCCGGATTTTTTCCCGACTGGGACTGGATTTCCGAGCTGTGGAAGCCGATTCAGGAGCAATCGGCGGTAAAGAAAGTCATGAATTTATGGTATTGGCGGATTCCGGTGAGGATACATTGGTCATATGTGATCATTGTAATTATGCTGCCAATATTGAGATGGCACAATTAGAGGGAGATCAGGAAACTCCTGAAAGGGAGAGGATTGACAACATCCCTCCTATGGAAAAAGTTATGACTCCCCAAACGACAACGATTGAGGATGTTACCCAATTATTAAATTGTTCTCCTCAGGATGTAATCAAGAGCCTGTTGTTTATGGTGGATGAAAAGCCGGTACTGGTTCTGGTTCGTGGGGACCATGAAGTCAATGAAGTAAAAGTGAAGAATGCTCTGGACGGAGATCAGTGTACATTGGCTGATCAAGAGATGGTTCGTCAGGTAGCAGGTGCTTCCGCCGGATTTGTTGGACCGGTGGGGCTGAAAGAAAAGGTTCAAATCGTCGCTGATTTTGGAATCCGACAGATGTCCGCTGCTGTGGTTGGGGCCAATGAAGAGGATACTCACCTGTTGCAAGCTGTTTTGGGGCGGGACTTTCAAGTGGACCAATTTGCGGATATCCGTACTGTCCAGGAAGGAGATAGCTGTCCCCGTTGCGGAGGTGACATTCGCTTTGCCAGGGGAATTGAGGTGGGACATGTTTTTAAGCTGGGAACCCGCTATTCCGAGGCGATGAATGCCACATTCCTGGATCAGCAGGGAAAAGAGCATCCCTTTATTATGGGATGTTACGGGATCGGTATTTCCCGGTTGGTTGCTGCGATTATTGAACAACATCATGATGATAACGGGATTGTGTGGCCATTGGCGACGGCTCCTTTTGCAGTTCACCTGATTGTGGTCAACCCCAAAAATGAAACTCAAGCATCCTTGGCAGAGAGAGTTTATGAGGATATCAGCCAAGCCGGTGTGGAAGTCTTGTTTGATGACAGACAGGAACGGGCAGGAGTGAAGTTCAAGGATGCCGATCTGATTGGGATTCCTCTGCGGATTACAGTGGGGTCTAAGGCATCGGAAGGGCTGGTGGAGTACAAGCTTCGTCGCTCCGGGGACAGTGGCATTTTCTCAGCGGAAGAGCTTTCAACTCGATTGCCTGAGCTGCTTAAACAGACAGATCAAACTACTGTATCCTGA
- the rseP gene encoding RIP metalloprotease RseP, which yields MQTIVSFVLLISVLVFIHELGHFIFAKRAGILVREFAIGFGPKLVSWFKGETLYSIRLLPLGGYVRMAGEDPEIIELKTGTQVTVELDGQGKVLRIRSRGKPEQDGSGYEEWMETAGSDLPGHLPKVQSVEGGKLLEADLEDRLFIRLELEDEREVEYPLHPKALIQYDGQQMVQIAPLDRQMGSKSILQRTLTILAGPVFNLLLAVILMATLTFFVGVGNKVSVQGVLPDSPAMKAGLQQGDVIEKVAGKPVKEAKDISMPLQQAGDKPITLKVKRGEDTFETTVRPEIKGDQRMIGIEMKPEMRKASVSEAIVEGFKKTYDFTLLMVHFLGQLITGQAGVDSLAGPVGIADMAGQAAEAGWLPLLSLAGLLSLNLGILNLLPFPMLDGGRLVFLLLEAIRGKPVDPNKEGMVHFVGFAMLMMLMVLVTYNDIVRVFFDG from the coding sequence ATGCAGACGATCGTTTCCTTTGTCCTTCTGATCAGTGTACTGGTTTTTATTCATGAGTTGGGGCATTTTATCTTCGCCAAAAGAGCCGGGATTCTCGTTCGGGAGTTTGCAATCGGCTTCGGTCCCAAACTGGTTTCCTGGTTCAAAGGAGAGACTTTATATTCCATTCGCCTCTTGCCTTTGGGCGGTTATGTGCGGATGGCCGGAGAAGACCCTGAGATTATTGAATTAAAGACCGGAACTCAGGTGACTGTGGAACTTGATGGTCAGGGAAAGGTGTTGCGAATTCGCAGCCGAGGTAAGCCGGAGCAAGACGGATCAGGTTATGAAGAATGGATGGAAACAGCCGGGTCCGATTTACCCGGTCATTTACCTAAGGTACAGTCAGTGGAGGGAGGGAAGTTACTGGAGGCGGACTTGGAAGACCGATTGTTCATCCGCTTGGAACTGGAAGATGAACGGGAAGTGGAATACCCTCTCCATCCCAAGGCTCTCATTCAGTACGATGGACAGCAAATGGTTCAAATCGCTCCACTGGATCGTCAAATGGGATCAAAATCCATATTACAACGAACATTGACGATCTTGGCAGGTCCGGTGTTCAACTTGCTATTGGCCGTAATTCTCATGGCAACCCTCACATTCTTTGTCGGTGTGGGAAATAAAGTTTCCGTACAAGGTGTCCTTCCGGACTCCCCGGCAATGAAGGCTGGCCTTCAGCAGGGAGATGTGATCGAGAAGGTTGCCGGTAAGCCGGTTAAAGAAGCGAAGGATATTAGTATGCCACTGCAACAAGCAGGGGACAAACCGATCACCCTCAAGGTAAAACGGGGAGAGGATACCTTTGAAACGACTGTCCGCCCGGAAATAAAGGGTGATCAACGGATGATCGGCATTGAAATGAAACCGGAAATGCGGAAAGCCTCCGTTTCCGAAGCGATTGTAGAGGGCTTTAAAAAGACATATGACTTTACTCTGTTAATGGTTCATTTTTTGGGACAGCTGATTACAGGACAGGCTGGTGTGGACAGTTTAGCCGGTCCGGTTGGAATCGCCGACATGGCGGGGCAGGCTGCGGAAGCGGGTTGGTTACCGTTACTTTCCCTTGCGGGGTTACTCAGTCTGAACCTGGGAATTCTCAATCTGTTGCCTTTTCCGATGTTGGACGGAGGGCGACTGGTATTCCTTCTACTGGAAGCGATCAGGGGTAAACCGGTTGATCCCAATAAGGAGGGCATGGTACATTTCGTCGGTTTCGCCATGCTGATGATGCTGATGGTATTGGTCACTTATAACGATATCGTCCGGGTATTTTTTGACGGATAA
- the rseP gene encoding RIP metalloprotease RseP, with translation MLLQTIVSFVLMISVLVFIHELGHFIFAKRAGMLVREFAIGFGPKLFSRLKGETLYSIRVLPLGGYVQVAGQEPEMVDLKPGSPVLVERDDQGQVLRIRFLGPEHPPTSTSHPEDINDWAVSDLTKHLPSVRFTGSGKLLKLDMENELFILLEDEDGIEQHYSLHPQALIQMDENHTFQIAPKDRQYASKPPLQRALFVLAGPVFNLLLTMILLAGITLSIGIGTKVSVNDIVPDSPADEAGLKTGDIIRQVEGKNVKELNDVHYPLQEARGKQVSIQAERANQVFETRIQPEEVQGQYMIGIEMKQERRKATFSEAAVEGVNQTYHLTLFMFKALSQLVTGQMGLEGVAGPLGIADMTGKAAEAGWLNLVHLMALLSLNLGIINILPFPALDGGRLMFILVEVLRGRPLNPNKEGLVHFIGFALLMALIVLVTYQDILRVFFKE, from the coding sequence ATGTTGTTACAGACGATTGTATCGTTTGTCTTAATGATTAGTGTATTGGTGTTTATCCATGAGCTGGGGCATTTTATCTTTGCCAAACGGGCCGGGATGCTGGTACGGGAATTTGCTATCGGTTTTGGCCCGAAGCTTTTTTCCCGGTTGAAAGGGGAAACCCTGTACTCGATCCGAGTATTGCCTTTAGGCGGATATGTTCAGGTTGCAGGTCAAGAACCGGAAATGGTGGACCTGAAGCCGGGCTCTCCTGTATTGGTGGAACGGGATGATCAGGGACAAGTTCTGCGTATTCGTTTTCTTGGTCCCGAGCATCCGCCCACTTCAACCTCTCATCCGGAAGACATCAATGATTGGGCCGTCAGTGATCTGACGAAACACCTTCCTTCTGTTCGGTTCACAGGTAGTGGGAAATTATTGAAACTGGATATGGAAAATGAGTTGTTTATCCTTCTGGAAGACGAGGATGGAATCGAGCAACATTATTCACTTCATCCTCAGGCGTTAATCCAGATGGATGAAAATCATACCTTTCAAATCGCTCCCAAAGATCGTCAATATGCATCTAAGCCCCCTTTGCAGCGAGCTTTGTTTGTTCTGGCGGGTCCGGTGTTCAATTTGCTTCTGACCATGATTCTGCTGGCAGGAATTACGTTATCCATCGGAATCGGAACCAAGGTGTCTGTCAATGATATTGTTCCCGACTCTCCAGCTGATGAGGCGGGACTGAAAACCGGTGACATAATCCGTCAAGTAGAAGGAAAGAACGTCAAAGAGTTGAATGATGTTCACTATCCCCTTCAGGAAGCAAGAGGAAAGCAAGTCAGCATTCAGGCGGAACGGGCTAATCAGGTCTTCGAAACTCGGATTCAGCCGGAAGAAGTTCAGGGACAATATATGATTGGAATTGAGATGAAGCAAGAGCGACGGAAAGCGACATTCTCTGAAGCTGCAGTGGAGGGGGTCAACCAAACTTATCACTTGACCCTGTTTATGTTTAAGGCTCTTTCACAATTGGTAACAGGGCAGATGGGATTGGAAGGTGTTGCCGGACCATTGGGCATCGCTGATATGACCGGTAAAGCTGCAGAGGCAGGATGGCTCAATCTGGTTCACTTGATGGCTTTATTAAGTTTAAACCTTGGGATTATCAATATCCTGCCCTTTCCGGCACTGGATGGAGGGCGCCTTATGTTTATCCTGGTGGAGGTTCTCCGGGGCAGGCCCCTTAATCCGAATAAAGAAGGGTTGGTTCACTTTATCGGATTTGCTCTGTTGATGGCTTTGATCGTGTTGGTAACTTATCAAGACATTCTGCGGGTTTTCTTCAAAGAATGA
- a CDS encoding 1-deoxy-D-xylulose-5-phosphate reductoisomerase produces MRHLSILGSTGSIGTSTLEVVRKHPERYKVMALAAGTNVEEMVRQMKEFRPRLVSMASKEAAEEVKLHASYPVQVVYGENGLLEVASYPEADYLLSSLVGSRGLRPTLAGIHSGKTIGLANKETLVMAGGLVMEEAKKAGVSILPVDSEHSAIFQCLNGEPPSAVHRIILTASGGAFRDWSRERMKTATKDEALNHPNWSMGAKVTVDSASLMNKGLEVIEAHWLFGIPYDRLEVLIHSESIVHSLVEFNDGAVMAQLGTPDMKVPIQYALNYPERLPLYTERLNLAKIGKLHFAEPDLEQFPCLKIAYDCGRAGGSMPTVMNAANEIAVERFLQEGLPFLAIEEIVQEVLSRHTLISRPGLEDLFEADRWAREMARQCTVAV; encoded by the coding sequence ATGCGACACTTAAGTATTTTGGGTTCCACCGGTTCCATCGGCACCAGCACGCTGGAGGTGGTACGAAAGCATCCGGAACGTTATAAAGTAATGGCATTGGCAGCCGGGACCAATGTGGAGGAAATGGTACGGCAAATGAAGGAATTTCGTCCCCGACTCGTTTCGATGGCTTCGAAAGAAGCGGCGGAAGAAGTGAAGTTGCATGCTTCCTATCCGGTACAGGTAGTCTATGGAGAAAATGGGTTGCTGGAAGTGGCCTCCTACCCCGAAGCCGACTATTTGCTTTCCTCTCTGGTAGGCAGTCGGGGTCTTCGCCCCACCTTGGCTGGAATTCACTCCGGCAAGACCATCGGCTTGGCTAACAAGGAAACCCTGGTAATGGCCGGTGGTCTTGTTATGGAAGAAGCGAAGAAGGCCGGGGTGTCCATCCTTCCAGTGGATAGTGAGCATTCTGCAATTTTCCAGTGTTTGAACGGAGAACCACCATCGGCGGTCCACCGGATTATTTTGACAGCTTCCGGTGGGGCTTTTCGGGATTGGAGCCGGGAGCGGATGAAAACCGCAACCAAAGACGAAGCTTTGAATCATCCCAACTGGTCCATGGGGGCTAAGGTAACGGTGGATTCCGCTTCATTGATGAACAAGGGATTGGAAGTGATTGAAGCTCACTGGTTATTCGGTATACCTTATGATCGGCTTGAAGTTTTGATTCACTCAGAAAGTATTGTGCACTCTTTGGTAGAGTTCAACGATGGGGCAGTGATGGCGCAGTTGGGAACACCGGATATGAAAGTTCCGATACAATATGCGTTAAACTATCCTGAACGACTGCCATTGTATACGGAACGGCTTAACCTGGCGAAGATCGGTAAGCTGCACTTCGCAGAACCGGATCTGGAACAGTTCCCTTGTTTGAAAATCGCCTATGATTGTGGTCGAGCGGGAGGTTCCATGCCTACGGTGATGAACGCTGCCAATGAGATTGCCGTAGAGCGATTTTTGCAAGAGGGGCTTCCCTTTTTGGCTATCGAAGAGATTGTGCAGGAAGTTTTATCCAGACACACCTTGATCAGCCGGCCGGGTTTGGAAGATTTGTTTGAAGCGGACCGATGGGCAAGGGAAATGGCTCGACAGTGTACGGTTGCAGTCTAA
- a CDS encoding phosphatidate cytidylyltransferase: MKQRIVTGVLGGSFALVVLWAGGWWFAGLVVLLATIGYIEFCRMRGIGLNRIPTWVGLIVVWLLLVYGMAEHQLISNGLFRAPENVLIGFVLFLFLIVGTGNRFKVDEAAYMLFGSLYIGFGFSYMIQTRLMEDGLIWSLLVILVTWASDSGAYFIGKQFGRRKLWPSISPNKTVAGHIGGLILSLAVSGLFALFLPELAAFSVFLLIGLVVSVVGQLGDLAESAIKRSHGVKDSGNLLPGHGGILDRFDSLLLAFPVLYLVHLF, from the coding sequence ATGAAACAGCGTATTGTAACGGGGGTGTTGGGCGGATCCTTTGCTCTGGTCGTGCTGTGGGCAGGTGGCTGGTGGTTTGCCGGACTGGTTGTTTTGTTGGCAACCATCGGATATATCGAATTTTGCAGGATGAGAGGAATCGGACTGAATCGTATCCCGACTTGGGTCGGATTGATCGTGGTATGGCTCCTTCTTGTTTACGGAATGGCCGAGCATCAGTTGATCTCCAATGGACTGTTTCGTGCACCGGAAAATGTACTGATTGGATTTGTCCTTTTTCTTTTTTTGATAGTGGGAACTGGGAATCGGTTCAAGGTGGATGAAGCGGCCTATATGCTTTTCGGATCGTTATACATAGGTTTTGGATTTTCATATATGATTCAGACTCGTTTAATGGAAGATGGTCTAATTTGGTCTTTATTGGTTATTCTTGTCACCTGGGCCAGTGATTCAGGCGCTTATTTTATTGGAAAGCAGTTTGGACGGCGGAAATTATGGCCTTCGATCAGTCCCAATAAAACCGTGGCAGGGCATATCGGCGGCTTGATACTCTCATTGGCAGTAAGCGGCTTATTTGCTCTTTTCTTACCGGAGCTCGCGGCTTTTTCCGTTTTTTTGTTGATCGGCTTGGTGGTCAGTGTGGTTGGTCAATTGGGTGATTTGGCGGAATCAGCCATAAAGCGTAGCCATGGAGTGAAAGATTCAGGAAATTTGCTTCCGGGACATGGAGGCATTTTGGACCGTTTTGACAGCCTGTTACTGGCCTTTCCCGTTTTATACCTCGTTCATTTGTTCTAA